A DNA window from Hymenobacter aquaticus contains the following coding sequences:
- the frr gene encoding ribosome recycling factor, whose amino-acid sequence MDEEIQFYLSEAEESMAKSLQHTSQEMSRIRAGKASPAMLDGLRVDYYGTPTPVSQVANITTPDARTIFIKPWEKNIIAEVAKAIKNSDLGLNPQSDAEGVRLNIPPMTEERRRDLVKQAKTESESGKVRIRGIRKDVNDSLRKLLKDGAAEDAIKDAEAKVQKATDSYISKVDDLLSKKEAEIMTI is encoded by the coding sequence ATGGACGAAGAAATTCAGTTCTACCTCAGCGAAGCCGAAGAGTCAATGGCCAAGTCGCTGCAACATACCAGCCAGGAAATGAGCCGCATTCGGGCTGGTAAAGCGTCGCCGGCTATGCTGGATGGCCTGCGGGTCGATTATTACGGCACGCCCACGCCGGTTAGCCAGGTTGCCAACATCACGACTCCCGACGCGCGCACCATCTTCATCAAGCCCTGGGAGAAGAACATTATTGCCGAAGTAGCCAAGGCTATCAAAAACAGTGACCTGGGCCTGAACCCCCAGTCGGATGCGGAAGGCGTGCGCCTGAACATTCCACCCATGACGGAGGAGCGCCGCCGCGACTTGGTAAAGCAGGCCAAAACGGAGTCGGAATCGGGCAAAGTCCGCATCCGCGGCATCCGCAAAGACGTCAACGACTCGCTGCGGAAGCTGCTCAAGGATGGCGCCGCCGAAGACGCCATCAAGGATGCCGAAGCCAAAGTGCAGAAGGCTACCGATTCCTATATCAGCAAGGTAGATGACCTGCTGAGCAAGAAGGAAGCTGAAATCATGACCATCTGA